DNA from Antennarius striatus isolate MH-2024 chromosome 1, ASM4005453v1, whole genome shotgun sequence:
TGTTCACCAACTAGTCCCAAAAAGTGCTTGTTTGTCATTTGGTGCTGATCGAGTACTTTATAGCGGAGTTTTCTCAATAAAGCAGACATGAAAAAATGACCTGAAAATCACAATAAGGCTTTGCTAATATAAAAGTGATTTAtgatatatataaaaactaTGATAGCTACATTGAACTTCTTGTCTACCTCCAACTctaaggtgctggaaaggagggtctggccaattgtcgagcctcagattgacgaggaacaatgtgggttccgtcctggtcgtggagcaacggaccagctttttactctcacagggatcctacagggggcttgggagtatgcccatccagtctacatgtgttttgtagacttggagaaggtatacgatcgagtccccagggatatactgtgggaagtactgcgggagtatggggtgagggggcctctccccagggccatccaatccctgtacgcccaaagtgagagctgcgttcgggttctcggcagtaagtcggacttgttccgagtagctgttggccttcgccagggctgcgctttatcaccaattccgtttgtgattttcatggacaggatattgaggcgtagtcgtggtagggaggctttacagtttggtggcctgaggattgcatcgctcctttttgcagatgatgtggacctgtttgcgtcatcggcctttgacctgcagcactcactggtccggtttacagccgagtgtgaagcagcagGGATGaagattagcacctccaaatctgaggccatggtcctcagcaggaaaccggtggactgccttctctgagtgggAAATgatccttccacaagtgaaggaatttaagtatcttggggtcctgttcacgagtgagggaacaatggaacgtgagattggatggagaattggggcagcaggagcggtattgcagtcgctttaccgcactgttgtcacaaagagggagctaagccgagaggcgaagctctccatctaccgttcaatcttcgttcctaccctcacctatggtcatgagcgatgggtcatgacccaaagaatgagatcgcggatacaggcagctgaaatgggctttctcaggcggatagctggtgtctcccttagagataaggtgagaaacactgctgttcgcgaggggcttagagtagagccgctgctccttcgtgtggaaaggagtcagttgaggtggtttgggcacctggtgcggatgcctccgggacgcctccctagggaggtgtttctggcatgtccagctgggaggagacctctgggcagacccaggaccaggtggagggattacatctcaacactggcctgggaacgccttgggatccccctgtcagagctggtggatgtggcccgggaaagggaagtttggggctccctgttgaagctgctgccaccgtgacccgactacggataagcggtgaaagatggatggatggatggactttgaaggaaaatataatcaaatatattctcaggttttgtatttactttgtatttcatctaataatgatatagctaaatacattgtgtaatgggcgtccaccaTTTAGCGGCGGActgctgtgtaatttgtttggctctttgttgtaggtggagacactggagactggtacgggagatTGGTATGTGAGACTGgtactggtgactgacactggagaaccatataaggaaaaacaaccagccagagaaagacacgatgcatatgttaatgtatagcggcgcatccttaaggtggagcccggagacgggcataataaatatctgaggttctctggaatgtgttgttcctgccccttgtcacggttcagacaacacctgattttgtgttagggacagagaacccagatctgcttagaaatattgtattaggataaaaatacatatttgatgaacgagacggtttgtttcttgttcttccttccggttttgaacacgcacaactgctctgggtggacttcgggataaaaaTCCGTTTACCTAACAACTTTTATTCAAGTTGCCATTACAGACACTCCCTGTTACGTTGCTCTGCATCTACTGTATGTTAACAGGAAACTGCCAACGTGAAAATCTGTGGTGAAAATGTGGTCACATTGCTGCAACTTTGCCATTCTGCCCCTTCATTGTCAAAAGCCAAAACTACAGTACAACTGAGAAAGTGAAAATATGGCATGAATTTAAATACATTAGACTAACTTGCTCCTACATGCTGTGGCATCCCAGAGGTGCACTTTACAGTACTCTGTATTTTTGGTATTGTGGGTAGTTGGATGCTAGTGGCTGGTCTTCCAGCGGCCTATAGCCATCTTCAAGGTGTAGTTAGGGGTGAGCAATGTGGTCAGCAAGGGGAGGTTGGTCATCGGACTGGAACGGTTCTTTGTACTGATCCAACTCTCGATCGCCTCTCTCTCATAAGAGTATCCATCTAAAATGTTCACAGTATGTACAAATGACTAAATATATAAAGGAGTCAAATGAAATCCATCAAAAACTGCAAAAGTACTATATTATATTGTTAGATAAAGGTTTGATCTTCACTTACCAGAAGCAAGGACTGGCTCTCTCGTTAACTCTCTGGTGATTGGACAAAGAAACTCATCGGGAATGCCTGAACACACCAAATCACTCTTGagctcctccaccttcctcaGGAGTTTATTCCGCAGGCCAACTGATTCTACAAACACCCATAGACCAGACCAACACACCAGTCAATCAAGACTCTATGTGTTCTCCTTAAAACACACAACATTAAGTGATGTCAAGATCAAGTATTGGCGATACCTGAGTTAAGCACTTTGCACTTGAATTGCGAAAGTGAGTGTGCATGAGAGCGAATGCGTTAAGAGCAGATCTCGTGTCCACTTCAAAGTTAAATGTTAAGCAGGTACTTGATGGCATTTTAATGTGAATACTGTTGTTTCAATAATGAAACCTGACTGCCCGGGAAATTAGTAGAATTTATTCAGATTAATGAAATACAAGATCTTACAAAATAATATAGAGCCAAGTGCAGCAGAATTCAAAGACATGGTAGGAttcagtggcacagtgggtttCATTTTGTTATGTGGTCTCTTCAGAAGGATGGCACACAAACACTGTCTTTCATTGCAGTAgataaaacatgtttctgtgctctgttcTGTTCTCGACGTTAGTTCTGCTGAAGAAAAGGTGGGATGTATGGTACGTTACTAAATACAGAACGCTAACTGAACACAAGCTGTGTAAACTAAGGAGTGATTGACAGGGACTGTGACATGGAAATGACTGCATGGCAATGCAACGAACATTTGCTGACAAGTACATGACGAATACTGGCCTAGCTGGGGGACTGACAACACTCCACTTCTACTTGAGTCGTCATAAATCTTGCATCAAAAAGATAGAACCATCAAGTTTAACAAAccaatattttaaatataataatatataatatttcagGCTGACTTAAATAACCAAGAAGGTCTAATGATATGAGGTGTAAATCCACTTTAAACCTTATGGGAAATGCTGTTTTAGGGATCAGGTTATGTAACAAATGAAGATTAAAGTCAGAACTGCCGAAGCCCAAAAGCTGAGTACTTTTCCTGTTCAGCCCAATATTATGTAATTTTGCTAAGTAAAAGCCCCATCACCATTTACCCATTCCTTCAGCCCTACTTTAATTCAATGTGTTGCCTTTTATCCATGTAAATAGGAACAAAATCTAATCCACATTCATCCGTGTCCTCTGTCAGGAGAGACCAGATGAGTAATGCCCCAAAGACTGGGCTTACATTCTTAATTTTGAAGAAGCATAATCTGTGAAAGATCCAGGGACTGATGAAGTAGCATTGCAATCAttgaccagtgtgtgtttgtcttcctcACCTATGTGCAGTTCTGACACCAGTGTTTCCTTGGTGAGACTGAGCAGTTCAGTCCCATCTATGTTGTTGGCTGTGAATTTGCCCACCAATTGCTGGAGGCCCTCCTCCACCAGCCACGATGACACATCCTCTTCCGACCAATCGCCGACCAGCAGCTTGGATCGGGCGGCTGGGGTTCTCCCTGAAAGagtgaataaaaacaagacTGTCAGTCCTTGAGTTCCAGCAGCCCCCTTTTGAAAAATTGGCAAATATGCACAGCTTGTCTATTTGTAGAAAAATAATGCCTGAAAGTTTCAGTGACAAATCTTTGGCACAAAATGGAcctaaaaaattaataaacagtttgttaattttagacaaaaaaaaagaaactggatAAAACTTGGTATTGGAACATTCTGGTGAAGCAATAGAAATGATTTTCATGCAAATATTACATGAAGACAGTTTCCCTCATTTATTGACGGCACATTTTCTATCTACCTTCTCTTGATGTAGGAGTGGACCCATCTAAAAcatacagaaaagaaaaaggaaaaagaagtcaCTGTAAATGTTTGCAGTGCAACAGAACTTTTTAAGTTGTCCATCATCAGGCAACTGTTACTGAGCAACTCTGTCAATACAACTGTTAAAGATTTATCAGACTACTGTATGACTGACAGTATTTCTGAGAATGTAATCGCATTTAGCTGTGCAGATTTAGCAAACAAACAGCCAGATTGGAAGCAAGAGAGGAGCAATAAAACCTTGTTCGAGACGACTGAAATTTCTTAGCTGTCACTTActgtattttgtaaaaaaaaaaagaaaaaaaaaaggaagaaaactcACCAGGAGACAACTTCCCACCTTTCCATTGAAGAggaggttgaaaaaaaaagttaaattatgTATAACAATATAAATGTTGGACTGTTGGTGTGAtatgtgctgttttgttttcttcccaCCATGGCTTCTGCATCCATCCTCCAGCCTCCAGATGTTTACAGTCTTATCCATGGATCCTGTAGCAATTAGCGGTGAAGTCAAAGAGAAGGCACACGCAGTCACATACCTGCAGAAGAAGACATTAATCACCAGGATGCTGGTTCTGTTATTAACGAGgtcaaaatgtttctgtaaaggCAAGTAGAGCTTAGTTAAAGTAGGACAAATCATGGGGACTGGAGGGAACCTCAAGGTGAAAGGACAATGTTGGTAAATCATTATGTAGGTCTATTCAAAGCTTTCAGAAAGTGAAGCCAAATCTTTGCAGCAGCAGTAAAGGTCTGGTTAGACCTACATGTGTGATAGAAATGTCTTCCATTCATCATGGCTTGCCACATTAAAAGCTGCACCGAGATCTACATAAAGTTTGAATAACATTTACAGTGGATTCAGGGGTGCCAAGGCAATGATAGTTCAAACAATCTGTATAAAACCCAATCTGGATTTCTCAGAAATGTTGATCCATGAAAACTGGTCGGCTTTCAACAATTTCTATAAAAAGCTCTAATAGGAATATATTCAGAGACATACACTAACCGAACTGTGGAACACTGTCTGAAGTCATCAGTTTGTCTGAAGTTAAATGCGTTTCCTGGAGGTATTCTGTCAAGTCTTgtgatatttcttttctttttgctatTTATACACTTCCTTTCAATTTGTTGCATCTTCTTTCACTCTACTCTGATTTTCTAAAATgactttcatttatttgcacAGCTGAAAGGAAGCTTTCTGCTTTTCAATCACAGGTGGCTTGATGGACTGAAATAGCTCATGAATGTGAGTATTGAGCTGTGTCTCATGTCTGCCCACATGTGTGGGTCATCTGACGCAGCCATGGCAGCCATACCTTTCAACCTTACATTAAAGGCATGTTCTGTGACAAGCTTAGACATCATTTTTTAAAGGGGCCCCCCACAGTGTATAGGCTTTCCCTACAAAATTACTTTCTAAATGACtttgcatttatgttttttatacAACTGAATAATATATGGCATGAAATACTGAGTGCAAAATAAACCATGAACATCTGTGATTTTAAACTGGATTTTACCaaacataatattttaataaataacagagATGGAATTCAGTGCAATCCATGTCAGAGTGTGctcaaatataatataaaataattaaggTCATTAAGaagcaaattatttttatcagctACATCCCATTTTAAGCATTTTGGTTTGTATATTATCGTATTATTGTTTGGTTTGtattatcattatatttttaattacatattCACTTCTTTTACTTTAATTAATTGTACAGCATTGGCTGTACAACTAATTAATGCAGTATATTATGTCTggacttttctttaaaaaatcataaaataatccTGTTCAtgtaagtgaaaaattatttacCTCTCATGCTGGGTCAGTGTGTAAAGCAAAATAGCATTCATCTGCAAACaggataaaaaatattaaatgtttttataagcATATAAATCTGTAAATAACTTAATGTCAAAGAAAAGTATCTATCAATTAGGCATGAATTGCTAAAAAGGAACTTCACTTACAGCGTCATAAACTGTAACTGTTTTGTCCACAGAGCTGAagcaaataaaaagataaatccACATTAGAAGAAAGACTCTGTTAGGTACAGCGTGTTCAAAATGGCTCAGATCCAGTTACACACTGAGGAATAAAGCAATCCATGTCTCCTTCCAGTGGTTCCATTGAAGTACTGCACTCTTACAGTTATGTCAATGTTGGCTCTCTTCAAAGACCAGGTAAGGCAATCTATAGTTCACATTAATCTTTTCATCCTAAATATATAAAGAAGTGGATTTTGATATAACACAAGAGATGAAAAAATTCAGATTTGGCTAAATGTGCAGATTAAGACAATCATATACATAACTTTTATATAGTTTTCACAATTTCATATTTGTCATAGTTTgccaacatattttttcttataATCCAGGAAGCTACTAGAAGAAACACCACAAATTATATCATTATAGTGTGACAGGCTGCAGCCTTTGCTTTCATCTATCtctcaaaataatatttatacaaaaataacagcaacatAAAAAAAGTTGAGAAAATGATTATCGATTTATTGTCATTTCAAGCATGTTTTAGTCTTGGTAAGTTGATTCTTCTTCTGCACTGGTATCTAAAAACCTAGTTTAAGTTTGATTTGGTTAAGACCCTACCCAGATACAAGCAACTGCCCATCTGAGGAGTATGCACAGGAGAGGACTGGCGCTGACTGGCCTGTTAAAGTGTGCAGCAGCTGCATCTTATAGGCTAtaagacaaagacacaaagcaACAACTGTCATTAAATACACCCTTTAACTTACATTAAGCCAACAAGAAAAGGACAGTTTTTATGAGGATTGGATTCTGCAGAGAAAAAAGGCTTTACAAGTGGGTCAGTAATAAGAGAAAGAAGTGGAGCTGCTAAATGCaaaactgggggaaaaaaaatgatcaTTATAAATCACTGCACAAATACAAGCTCTATGTTTGTACTGGCAGAAACTctggatttaattaaaataaaatgtactttaatTAGGTAGAGCCGGTGATTTGTCTTGACACATATTGATAGATCACAGGCAGGCTGAAGGGTTCTGCTTCTGAGAGCTGTAATCATAGTTAATATACACACATCAGTATTCAGCCTAGCATTCGTCTCTAAACGACAACTGAATATGTAGAGCAGAACTTACTCAACATGGAGTTGTGTTTCAAACGTTCACACTGCAACACAATACAGTCTACCTTGCTCTAAACGCTAAATATGGTGTCTGCAACACAGGAACATCATTCATGGGTTATGCACAGTGACCATTTTGACATCCTGATGCTATCCTTAGGGACTGAAATGATGAGAGGGTCATTTGAGatacagagagggagagagagagacagagagagatcaATTACCTCCAGATATGTGGTTGTTAATGACCCAGATCTTCACATGGTTGTCTTGCCCACAGGATGCCAATCGCAGCTGAACAAACTGACCATCTAACAGACAAAAAAGCAAGAAACACGTaaagggattttaaaaaataaataaaaccaacaacaacaaaataaggCGCAATCTGACTCAATATAATATGTGGATGCTATTGTCCACAACGGCAAAATCAAACATAGGTCTCACTGACTGATCAGCTGTGTGACACCTGTCTGTTGTGGTCATGACAAATTGCAGAAAGTGTTTTCTTAATTATGATTCAATGGTTGCAAATTTATTCACAATTGCAAAAAtcttcacatttatttaatttttagaaTATTGACGGTTATTGTATAAGATTCTAATAACAGtcgttttcatatttaaaaatagcATTCAGATTCCAACTAAAATATCcccaataaacatttttatatcaaaCTTTTTATTAAGTAAATTTGAAGGATTCCTGTAACAAATTATAGACACAAAGATTTAATTCCTGTCTTTTCACTCGAGGTAGTGGGAgtggctgcatgtgtgtgttttggtgcgTGACTGTCCAATTGCTTGCCTAATGAATATCAGCTGCACATGCCTGTCATTCTTTTTGCCTGGCACAGAGAAAGTGTAAAGTGGGGTACTCATGTCTCTGTTGACTGCAAAAGCAAATTTCCCATCTTAATCTAGTCCAGTCAAAGTTCATCTGCatagaatgtgtgttttttattcaaagGTTAAAATAAACATCCACAACTGCAGTAATGGCTTCATGTTTCATTGTTGGACTCAGAGTGTTACAAAGAGCCCTGCTTTCTCCTCTCAAGTGATTAAATTTGGCTTtgataataacaacacaaatatCTATGTGTAATTAATGCAGGCTGACAGTGGGCCACTGGGTTGGGACTTGGGTGAGAACCAGAGGGCCTCATGCTTCAATGACAGTAAAAATTTCTTCTTAAGGTGCACAAGCTACTCTCACCTGTGCCACTAAGACCTCACCACACACAGTAAAAAATAGTCAGTAAATGCACAGCAATGGCTCTTACCACTGAGAATGCTGGGAGCAAAGGTGCAGCAGGTGACCCCCATGTCATGGGCGTTTTTCTCTGCATGGAGCTGCTTCATGTCCAGGTTCCACAGACGCAGATCTCCATAGGTGGAACCCGTCATGAACACCTGGCTGCAGGGGCTGAAGGAGCAGGCTACCATTGTTGCATCAGTCACAGCTCCAGTCCTTCAGCAACACAACCAACAGCAGCTGTATGACCACGCATATCTCTTTCTGATGACAAATGCATTCCCATTGTTTGAATACAATAGAACATGGATTGGTGATGTGAGCAATGCGTCATGAAGTGCAAACAGGGAGGAAGCTGTTTGCAATTTCAACTCCTTCTATTGAAATCTCAAAGACATACTGTGTGCATGCATAAAAAATGACACTGCATTATTACTTAATATTTAATAGGGATTTAGTTTACCGttttttccgcactataaggcgcacctaaaagctaaaattttctcataaacccgtagtgcgccttataacccGAAGCCTCTTatttatggattaatattcatattaatattggttaaaaacatgatcgctgaaaaaaagccggcagtctggctgccagtcataccgcactccgccaccagaggagccccctcacaaggcacacgggcctacgccccctaacaacggtagtcaaggggcgtcaccgaagtcccgcctctgactgagctgctctcagacggtagagcagactgtaggagcaccggtgattacgtagcaaaacatgaggaactttcaacaactcTATCAATAAaggttgactgactgactgatctcagtattttctaactatttggcgtcggaaataacccactttaaacttaattggtcttaaaaatgccattgtgctgtcatctggaatgtagtgacggtccattctattagtctgtggaaacacacagagaaactggcataaaggtgaatgaaagaccctcaaagctgaacttacagccttttctgaaatttcaagagcagtcactgctagacaatggtgccaacgggtgtgctgcaattgatttacaaatgtagttgatagctctagctctgatgaggctcagaatgaattattgacataacaataggggccattcaaaggtagtcaggaagtcatgaacgcaatcatgactgcctgagcagcgcggctctatctagtggacggattgcgcaactacagccgctgcagtttatcaaataaattgtatttattttttattgtgtgcgccttataatcctgtgcgccttatatatgaaataaattataaaacaaacaaattattgagggtgtgccttatagtccaatgcACTTAATgttgtggaaaatactgtatatataatttcaacaaaaaaacaaaattaaatatcatTTCAACTGCATGAATCTATAAGTTATCCACATTACTTGCGCAGCTGTTTGGAGGGGAAATCCCATAGTGCCAACGTCCCATCAGATGCCCCAGAAACCAAGTGGGCTGAGTCATGAGAGAGGGCAAAGATCCTCACAGGACTGCGACCAGGATGTTCCAATATGGCCTCGATGTCACCGGTGTCCATGGACCAGACCACAACAGTAGCATCGGTCGAACAAGAGATGAGGAACTGTCCACAGGTGCTAAAGCAGCAGCAGTGGACGCTGTAGCCATGTCCTGTCAGTGGCGAGAAAGGCAGCTCAGAAAAATCCCGGGTGCTGTATATCCTGAGAGTTTTGTCTCCGGAACACGTGGCCAACAGTTTGCCAGAGAAGGCGCACCAGTTGACATCGTCTCCATGGTCTTGTAAAGTGCAAATCAGAGATGTCATTTGGAAAGCTGTCCTGCAATTCACAGagggagaaaaaggagaaaaaactaAGTGGATTCTGtaagacataaaaacataaaaatgactgaacTAATTTTATACTCCTTACTGATTAGCTCACGTTTTTCCTTCAATTAGAGACATATTTAACATACAATCCATTCTCAAGTGCTGAAGAGTGAATCCAGGTCCAGTCACAACTGAAATGATTGAGTCCTTCAGTCTCAGTGCTGCTTGATTGTACTATAGTAATTAATTGAAAAGATCTATTAGTAAAAGCCGAATTTTCAGGATTGTTACATTTGAGAATTTGCTGCTTCATTTAACATAAAGACTAATGATTGATTATTTGTGGCTTTGACAGTAAGGCTGTCTCAACTGTCCTTATTGTCATCAGTCTGTCCAGCCTTCAGCTACATTCTCTTGGGATTCTGTTGGACCTTTGCTTGTTTTAGATTTCCTGAACTAGAGGTCGACTAATGGCTTTCAATGTCACAAGGATAGTCCAGCAAAGTTAGTCCAGATAGCTGATTATAAATTGGAATGAGCAAACCCAAACCCTGCACACTACAACACAGAGGAGACCTCCGGCCATTACAGTAAATCCTCTGCAGGATGGCTCTGCAGAAAGATCCAAGTCTGACTGAACAGCAGATGTGTGCATCTCCTCGTTTGCGAAACAACACCTTGTTGTCATGGGTGACAGTCAACATTATAAACCGGTAAAAGGTCAGATTTGTGTTGATTAGCTGGTCTGATAACCACAGTTCGACCGTCCCCCAGCGTGACGTGGAGTTCCattctttgaaaaaaatgaatacaatttTTATAAGAACTTTacatctgtttgttgttgttgttaagtTGAATGTTCTTGCTTTTTAACTCGAAAAAATGTTGCCTTACACATTTATTGGCACCAAGACAACCAGCAGGCACCAGACCCGCTGTGTCCCTGTTAGCCCAACTGAGGCTGAAGGTAATTAATGGCGCAGCGGAGCCGAGAAACAGAATTATATTTCGTTATATTTTATACCATTATATAATACTGACCACCGCCAGAAGAGTGACAAGACAGCAGAAAAGTAGTATTTAGCGCTAAATAAAATATAGCCTGTTTGTAATATTATCAAAAACTGCAGGCTTTACCTTTTCCCGTCGATTTGTCCGTTCCGTTCGGTgatgtttacttcctgttcgACCAGCTGACAATGACGTCATCTCGCGTCTCATTGGTGGATCTACGGTGACCGAACGGATTCCCGGGACGTGAAGCCACATCATGTTGTGATGCCGCTTTAGCATTATGGGTTTTAGCGTTAATGAtacataaaacaacaaatttagTAAAGAAAGGTGGACCAAttgtaagaagaagaaaaaagatcagGTTCAGGCTCTCAAGGTGTTTTGAAAAGCGAACTCATGCAGTTCAATTTATTAAGAGTGCATACCTTTACCAATGTTCAacagttttgctttatttgatCCAATCTTATTCATCATAAAAGTCATATGTGTTCATTTAATGCTACAAAATTTGTAACAGTTAATCCTGTAAACTGTTGGAAATGGACTTTTATTCCAGTTATTTCAAATTCAGGTACACTACTGGATAAACTATGAACCAACTTCAGTCTGCTTGAAATCCAACCAAGTGCAAACTTGTTGTAGTGAATCTTTGTAATTGTATTTCTGAACTACATTAATTCACAAATGtaccaaaacacattttaaaataatacaaacacaGTTTTAATATAAAAGGCAACTATGATGGATGGGATTGAAATAAAAGAACTGAGTCATTTACATTGAAAAACATCCTTTTAATAGGTCCGTGCCACACACTAGTGAAAAATAAAGCTCCTACAAAAGAATGGTACTTTTCTTCCACAATATCTTAAATAAAGTAACTTCAAGTACTCTTGACTTGGGTACAAAAAAATCTAGCTGCCCCCATCAGGCCACAACACACAGCAAGGTTCAACACAGTGGTTACAAATGGCCTTAGGTCCTCTGTATTGTGGCAGATCACGAGGAAATGAATCATGGAAGCATAACTGAATGCttgttgttcctttttttttcttttttcgtgAGGAATGATTTATGTTACTGTCCAACTTTGGAGGCCTTGTTGGAttgaaattatgtaaaaaataaaataaaaaaaaaagtcatcaagatgaaaactaaaaacaatAACATCCCCTACATGCCCCTGTTGGAAGGGTAGGCACT
Protein-coding regions in this window:
- the wdsub1 gene encoding WD repeat, SAM and U-box domain-containing protein 1 isoform X2, coding for MVACSFSPCSQVFMTGSTYGDLRLWNLDMKQLHAEKNAHDMGVTCCTFAPSILSDGQFVQLRLASCGQDNHVKIWVINNHISGAYKMQLLHTLTGQSAPVLSCAYSSDGQLLVSGSVDKTVTVYDAMNAILLYTLTQHERYVTACAFSLTSPLIATGSMDKTVNIWRLEDGCRSHGGKLSPDGSTPTSREGRTPAARSKLLVGDWSEEDVSSWLVEEGLQQLVGKFTANNIDGTELLSLTKETLVSELHIESVGLRNKLLRKVEELKSDLVCSGIPDEFLCPITRELTREPVLASDGYSYEREAIESWISTKNRSSPMTNLPLLTTLLTPNYTLKMAIGRWKTSH
- the wdsub1 gene encoding WD repeat, SAM and U-box domain-containing protein 1 isoform X1; its protein translation is MTSLICTLQDHGDDVNWCAFSGKLLATCSGDKTLRIYSTRDFSELPFSPLTGHGYSVHCCCFSTCGQFLISCSTDATVVVWSMDTGDIEAILEHPGRSPVRIFALSHDSAHLVSGASDGTLALWDFPSKQLRKTGAVTDATMVACSFSPCSQVFMTGSTYGDLRLWNLDMKQLHAEKNAHDMGVTCCTFAPSILSDGQFVQLRLASCGQDNHVKIWVINNHISGAYKMQLLHTLTGQSAPVLSCAYSSDGQLLVSGSVDKTVTVYDAMNAILLYTLTQHERYVTACAFSLTSPLIATGSMDKTVNIWRLEDGCRSHGGKLSPDGSTPTSREGRTPAARSKLLVGDWSEEDVSSWLVEEGLQQLVGKFTANNIDGTELLSLTKETLVSELHIESVGLRNKLLRKVEELKSDLVCSGIPDEFLCPITRELTREPVLASDGYSYEREAIESWISTKNRSSPMTNLPLLTTLLTPNYTLKMAIGRWKTSH